In Solanum pennellii chromosome 7, SPENNV200, the following are encoded in one genomic region:
- the LOC107024420 gene encoding CSC1-like protein At3g21620, protein MATLSDIGVAAAINILSACIFLIAFAFLRIQPVNDRVYFPKWYLKGLRGSPLHSGTIVNKFVNLDFRAYLKFLNWMPAALQMPEPELIEHAGLDSAVYLRIYLIGLKIFVPIAFIAFSVMVPVNWTNHTLERLDLTYSDLDKLSISNIPSGSQRFWTHLVMAYIFTFWTCYVLKREYEIIASMRLHFLASERRRPDQFTVLVKNVPPDPDESVSELVEHFFMVNHQDHYLTHQVVYNANRLTALVNEKKKKQNWLDYYQLKYTRNQSKRPTSKTGFLGLCGKTVDAIDFNSSEIERLSKEISDERMNIIGSTKYIMPAAFVSFRTRWAAAVCAQTQQARNPTLWLTEWAPEPRDVYWDNLAIPYVSLSIRRLIVAVAFFFLTFFFMIPIAFVQSLANIEGIEKALPFLKSLIETNAVKSFIQGFLPGIALKIFLIFLPSLLMQMSKFEGFCSISALERRSATRYYIFQFVNVFLGSIITGAAFNQLNNLLHQSANEIPKTIGVSIPMKATFFITYIMVDGWAGVAGEILRLKPLIFFHLKNFFLVKTEKDREEAMDPGSLGFNTGEPQIQLYFLLGLVYAVVSPILLPFIIVFFALAYVVYRHQIINVYNQEYESAAAFWPDVHGRIITALIVSQLLLMGLLSTKEASKSTPLLITLPILTIWFHIFCKGRFEPAFVRYPLQETVRKDTLERTKEPNFNLKEFLQNAYIHPVFKGEVDSEIDAASEDGDLEPSLVQTKRQSRFNTPLPSKRGSSPPLLSDFDATTQV, encoded by the exons ATGGCCACTCTGTCTGATATAGGTGTTGCAGCTGCTATTAACATTCTGAGTGcgtgtatttttttaattgcatTTGCATTCCTTCGAATACAACCTGTCAATGATAGAGTATACTTCCCAAAATGGTACCTAAAGGGTTTAAGAGGCAGTCCTTTGCACTCGGGTACAATTGTCAACAAGTTTGTCAACTTGGACTTTCGTGCGTACCTGAAGTTTCTGAATTGGATGCCTGCTGCACTACAAATGCCAGAACCGGAGCTTATTGAACACGCAGGATTGGACTCAGCTGTCTACTTGAGGATTTATTTGATAGG GCTTAAAATATTTGTCCCGATTGCTTTTATTGCGTTCTCAGTCATGGTTCCTGTTAATTGGACCAACCACACATTGGAGCGTTTGGATTTGACTTACAGTGATTTAGACAAGCTTTCAATTTCCAACATTCCTTCGGGATCACAGAG ATTCTGGACCCATCTGGTTATGGCTTACATCTTTACTTTCTGGACTTGCTATGTGCTGAAAAGGGAGTACGAGATAATTGCATCAATGAGGTTGCATTTCCTTGCATCTGAACGTCGACGACCAGACCAATTTACA GTACTTGTCAAAAATGTGCCACCAGATCCTGATGAGTCAGTGAGTGAGCTGGTAGAGCACTTCTTCATGGTCAACCATCAAGATCATTATTTAACTCATCAG GTTGTATACAATGCCAACAGGTTGACAGCGCTAGTcaatgagaagaagaaaaagcaGAATTGGCTGGACTATTATCAACTAAAGTATACTAGAAATCAGTCCAAAAGGCCGACATCAAAG ACTGGTTTTCTTGGCTTATGCGGCAAGACCGTTGATGCAATTGATTTCAATAGTTCTGAAATTGAAAGGCTCTCAAAAGAA ATATCTGATGAGAGAATGAATATTATTGGGAGCACCAAGTACATTATGCCAGCAGCATTTGTTTCCTTCAGAACAAGATGGGCAGCTGCTGTTTGTGCGCAAACACAACAAGCCAGAAATCCAACACTCTGGTTAACTGAGTGGGCTCCAGAGCCCCGTGATGTCTACTGGGATAATTTGGCAATTCCTTATGTTTCACTGTCAATCAGGAGGCTTATTGTTGCTGTAGCATTTTTCTTCCTTACATTCTTCTTCATGATTCCAATTGCATTTGTACAGTCCCTTGCTAATATAGAGGGAATTGAGAAAGCGTTACCTTTCTTGAAATCCTTAATTGAAAC TAATGCTGTAAAATCCTTCATTCAAGGCTTCCTCCCTGGAATCGCATTGAAGATTTTCCTTATCTTCCTACCTTCATTATTGATGCAAATGTCAAAATTTGAAGGATTTTGCTCCATATCAGCTCTTGAAAGGAGATCCGCGAcaagatattatatttttcagtttGTTAATGTATTTCTTGGAAGCATCATTACTGGGGCCGCATTTAATCAGCTAAATAATTTGTTGCATCAGTCAGCAAATGA AATACCAAAGACAATTGGTGTATCCATTCCGATGAAGGCAACCTTCTTCATAACTTACATAATGGTGGATGGGTGGGCAGGAGTTGCTGGAGAGATACTTAGGTTGAAGCCATTAATATTCTTTCACTTGAAAAACTTTTTCCTGGTGAAGACTGAGAAGGATAGAGAAGAGGCCATGGATCCAGGAAGTCTCGGGTTCAACACTGGTGAACCTCAGATACAGCTCTATTTCTTGCTAGGCCTTGTTTATGCTGTTGTGTCACCGATCCTACTCCCATTCATCATAGTATTTTTTGCTCTGGCATACGTTGTATATCGACATCAG ATTATAAATGtgtacaatcaggagtatgaaAGTGCAGCAGCATTCTGGCCTGATGTACATGGGCGCATCATAACTGCGCTGATAGTCTCTCAATTGCTTCTAATGGGATTGTTAAGTACAAAAGAAGCTTCTAAATCGACTCCATTGCTAATTACACTCCCTATACTAACCATATGGTTCCATATCTTCTGCAAAGGTCGTTTTGAGCCAGCTTTTGTCAGATATCCGTTGCAG GAAACAGTGAGGAAAGATACACTAGAACGTACAAAGGAGCCAAACTTCAACTTGAAAGAGTTCCTTCAGAATGCTTATATCCACCCAGTTTTCAAAGGTGAAGTAGATAGTGAAATTGATGCAGCCAGTGAAGACGGAGATCTAGAACCTTCGCTTGTCCAAACAAAACGCCAATCGCGTTTCAACACACCATTGCCAAGCAAAAGGGGTTCATCGCCTCCATTGTTATCTGATTTTGATGCAACAACGCAAGTATAG
- the LOC107024493 gene encoding uncharacterized protein LOC107024493 isoform X1 codes for MQSLLGFRPPQFSEEAAWLPGWLQQQDVETKSSYNGTDIGNSFSQEFLQQPNAVASHQQSTQEDGYKSCHLLLSGDDSSPLSLVQPINSVVQFHLHLSLGCSSENLPTTLEDISEAERIKSSHALSVQCVQIPIVTEGSAKELKVDNFTALGKGCNNVNKGEGHERNACLHEVNHMDDAIELSIAASEALVIHEMFKGELFSKRFPASTVLEAALKVKQARLEAWKESHESCNCATEEIPEIDCLSESEDLRMEDAFHDVGLSASDSADLQFHDFSLSQVKYTLASQTQSCSGKLEKEGAVLHGIDILQPGDSFTKLNLNDIERESQLKVDDRFGSLSDDGQRKPTRNPYLVADIIPVARESDHMSDCLKKVNFPVLEGKSFQASIGSPGVKNINAVGESDELTKVFPNRFESRWFGGWTCLKNEVRSFDQVKCNAIKSIPEPFVGETSYFSESADIAPDMSSFVARKQDERVIVASQLSIPSEDLCKGKEMTLLSHDIVASSDLSLDDTLCSVVPCSISSDHLSSPSAVYHNVRDEKQQSFGPTTEYATNLQKNSVLDNQVVHGKQVTTPKINREGMQVPVRREVTSLRTYSVLPGNGISLEKGYCLNTSFSLGRNDATMLKPVGQMTNEKGNCCDTSRDGNEVTVSMPKNTSSPLILNPGPRRRFQASKSFQRDFGTEKDRKQTTEDQAAIEYPKRKRVHFSETETEIQLGKEPKKSLVALKSCRTPKAARNLRPPTSHLELRTQELKKRLINSSARVGRRLMLGNMEFLVTGFSRKREKKLEDLIKKHGGAVLSDIPAPTNRGKRCRGFQSQAVPVVLCSKKLQSIKFLYGRAVDAFMLKAKWLTDSISEGCILPPEKYMVVKKCVGKRFIAVGSSVENNSHSPIFDNLGIMLHGEKNFCTDMAKIIKHGGGQVFKTLLELVQNCDSEKIATGIIITENERSASRHLKHCALEGNIPIMSAYWIIRSLQMGKLLPLKEKTKTCKLPTLVLPESPDTVELSQEI; via the exons ATGCAGAGCTTGCTAGGGTTTCGTCCTCCTCAATTCTCCGAG GAGGCTGCTTGGCTTCCGGGTTGGCTTCAGCAACAAGATGTTGAAACCAAATCATCTTATAATGGTACCGATATTGGGAATTCATTTTCTCAG GAATTTCTCCAGCAACCTAATGCAGTGGCCTCCCATCAACAATCAACTCAAGAAGATGGGTATAAGAGTTGCCATCTACTTTTATCCGGTGATGATAGCTCACCACTCAGTTTGGTTCAACCGATTAACAGT gTTGTTCAATTTCATCTTCATCTGTCATTGGGTTGTAGCTCAGAGAATCTTCCAACTACACTTGAAGATATATCTGAAGCAGAAAGGATCAAGTCCAGTCATGCTCTGTCAGTTCAGTGTGTTCAAATCCCAATTGTAACTGAAGGGAGTGCTAAGGAATTGAAAGTAGACAACTTTACTGCATTAGGAAAAGGATGTAATAATGTGAACAAAGGAGAAGGGCATGAGAGAAATGCCTGCTTACATGAAGTCAATCACATGGATGATGCAATTGAGTTGTCAATTGCTGCATCTGAAGCACTGGTTATTCATGAGATGTTCAAGGGTGAACtgttttcaaaaagatttcCGGCTTCAACTGTGTTAGAAGCTGCACTAAAGGTGAAACAAGCACGGCTTGAAGCTTGGAAAGAGAGTCATGAAAGCTGCAATTGTGCCACTGAGGAGATACCCGAAATTGATTGTCTATCAGAATCTGAAGATTTGAGAATGGAAGATGCATTCCATGATGTGGGGTTATCTGCTAGTGACTCTGCTGATTTGCAGTTCCATGACTTTAGTCTGTCTCAAGTTAAATATACTCTTGCTTCACAAACTCAAAGTTGTAGTGGCAAATTGGAAAAGGAAGGAGCAGTTCTTCATGGGATAGACATTCTTCAGCCAGGAGATAGTTTTACCAAGCTAAACTTAAATGATATTGAGAGAGAGTCTCAGTTGAAAGTGGACGATAGGTTTGGGTCTCTTAGCGATGACGGACAGAGAAAACCAACAAGGAATCCATATTTGGTTGCAGATATCATCCCTGTGGCACGTGAGAGTGATCACATGTCAGACTGTTTGAAG AAAGTCAATTTTCCTGTCTTGGAAGGAAAATCATTTCAAGCATCTATTGGTTCTCCCGGTGTTAAGAACATCAATGCTGTAG GAGAAAGTGATGAATTAACTAAAGTATTTCCCAATAGATTCGAAAGTCGTTGGTTTGGTGGTTGGACTTGTTTGAAG AATGAAGTACGCTCATTTGATCAAGTCAAATGCAATGCTATTAAAAGTATTCCCGAACCTTTTGTTGGCGAGACAAGTTATTTCTCAGAATCAGCTGACATAGCTCCAGATATGAGTTCCTTTGTCGCACGAAAACAGGATGAAAGGGTCATCGTTGCTTCTCAATTGAGTATACCTTCTGAGGATTTATGCAAAGGAAAGGAGATGACACTGCTCTCTCACGATATTGTGGCATCCTCCGATCTGTCCTTAGATGATACCCTCTGTTCTGTTGTTCCGTGCAGTATATCATCTGACCATCTGTCTTCTCCTTCAGCTGTATACCATAATGTAAGGGATGAAAAACAACAAAGCTTTGGTCCCACCACTGAATATGCTACGAACTTACAGAAAAACTCGGTTCTTGATAATCAGGTGGTTCATGGAAAACAAGTTACCACTCCGAAGATTAATAGAGAAGGGATGCAAGTCCCAGTTCGCCGAGAAGTAACCTCGCTAAGAACTTATAGTGTACTCCCTGGCAATGGAATATCCTTGGAGAAAGGATATTGTTTAAATACATCGTTCTCATTGGGAAGAAATGATGCAACGATGCTAAAGCCAGTAGGTCAAATGACAAACGAAAAAGGAAATTGTTGTGATACTTCAAGAGACGGGAATGAAGTCACAGTTTCTATGCCCAAGAACACAAGCTCACCCCTTATATTGAACCCTGGACCACGCCGTCGATTCCAAGCTTCAAAATCATTTCAACGTGATTTTGGAACAGAAAAAGATAGAAAACAAACAACAGAAGATCAAGCTGCTATAGAGTATCCAAAAAGAAAGCGTGTTCACTTTTCAGAAACTGAAACTGAGATTCAACTGGGGAAGGAGCCTAAAAAGTCACTCGTTGCACTAAAATCTT GTCGTACTCCCAAAGCTGCTAGAAATTTGAGACCTCCAACTTCACATTTAGAGTTGAGAACTCAAGAACTCAAGAAACGTCTAATAAACTCTAGTGCTAGAGTTGGAAGAAGATTGATGCTCGGAAATATGGAATTCTTAGTCACAGGATTTTCTAGGAAGCGAGAGAAGAAACTTGAAGACTTAATCAAGAAACACGGTGGCGCAGTTCTCTCTGATATTCCTGCTCCAACTAATAGGGGGAAGAGATGCAGGGGTTTTCAATCCCAGGCAGTTCCTGTTGTTCTTTGTTCAAAGAAG CTGCAATCAATCAAATTCTTGTATGGACGTGCAGTAGATGCCTTCATGCTTAAAGCTAAATGGCTTACTGATTCAATTAGTGAAGGCTGCATTTTACCACCTGAAAA GTACATGGTTGTTAAAAAATGTGTTGGCAAAAGGTTTATTGCTGTCGGAAGCTCAGTCGAAAACAATAGTCATAGCCCTATCTTTGACAATCTAGGCATCATGCTTCACGGCGAAAAGAATTTCTGCACCGACATGGCCAAAATAATCAAG CATGGTGGTGGGCAAGTTTTCAAAACGCTTCTGGAGTTGGTTCAAAATTGTGACAGTGAGAAGATTGCAACGGGAATCATTATTACTGAGAATGAGCGTAGCGCATCACGTCACCTGAAGCACTGCGCCTTGGAAGGGAACATACCAATTATG TCAGCTTACTGGATCATAAGGAGTTTACAAATGGGAAAACTCCTTCCCTTGAAGGAGAAGACCAAGACCTGCAAGTTACCTACTCTCGTGCTTCCAGAATCTCCTGATACCGTGGAACTGAGTCAAGAAATATAA
- the LOC107026516 gene encoding uncharacterized protein LOC107026516, which translates to MDFELRRAREKLEQEQRERKLKAKLKLDREKKAKQEAIRQREAIEAVQRARRLDAAEAQAKATQQIEEELLAGRGVAFSRVLEAVPYEGAGDKIKLPPSCFTELSDQGAFDKGPLHFRLSVVHQSSLSDLKDAEQNKRTTHAGVLEFTADDGVVGLPSHIWSNLYPAVSPMVPMVEVCYVWLPKGTYAKLQPVEAGFSDIPNHKAVLETSLRQHATLSEGDVLTVNHGVLTYHLRVLELKPSSSVSVLETDIEVDVIGADPTAESTSQPVLQPLELGKLDSGVVAEGSYVYYKFQIGDDVWGKISSGDAEVEVKIESENQDGDTDLYVSRHPLLFPTQHQHGWSSHDIGSKALVLNSRDLGLGPGTYSIGIYGFKGTTKYKVSVSIRDKSNLKIGQQAVSSTLSADGDTVECQNCKHYIPSRSIALHEAYCRRHNIICQHTGCGVVLRRDEVKNHVHCEECGLAFQKEEIEKHKKVFHVPLNCPCGIVLEKEKMVQHQSVECPLRLVTCRFCGDMVQAGTSAADVRDRLRGLTQHESVCGSRTAPCDSCGRSVMLKDMDIHQVAVHQKN; encoded by the exons ATGGATTTTGAACTGAGAAGAGCGAGAGAGAAGCTAGAGCAAGAGCAGAGGGAGAGGAAACTCAAGGCTAAATTGAAATTGGACAGAGAGAAGAAAGCAAAACAAGAAGCTATTCGTCAACGTGAAGCAATTGAAGCTGTTCAGCGTGCTCGCCGACTTGATGCTGCTGAAGCCCAAGCTAAG GCAACCcaacaaattgaagaagaacTGCTAGCTGGACGAGGAGTTGCGTTCTCTCGTGTTTTGGAAGCTGTACCTTATGAGGGTGCTGGAGATAAAATTAAATTGCCACCATCTTGCTTCACTGAATTGTCTGATCAGGGTGCCTTTGACAAGGGACCTCTACACTTCAGGTTGTCTGTCGTTCACCAATCCTCTCTTTCGGACTTGAAGGATGCAGAGCAGAATAAGCGGACAACGCATGCTGGAGTCCTGGAGTTCACTGCAGATGATGGTGTTGTAGGGCTTCCTTCCCATATATGGAGTAACTTATATCCTGCAGTCTCGCCAATGGTTCCCATGGTTGAGGTGTGTTATGTCTGGCTCCCAAAAGGAACTTATGCAAAACTTCAGCCAGTTGAAGCAGGATTTTCTGATATCCCTAATCACAAGGCAGTTCTTGAAACAAGTCTTCGTCAGCATGCGACGCTTTCAGAAGGCGATGTACTTACTGTTAATCATGGTGTTCTGACATATCATTTACGTGTTCTTGAACTAAAACCTTCTTCGAGTGTGTCTGTTCTAGAAACAGATATAGAGGTTGATGTAATCGGTGCTGATCCAACTGCTGAGAGCACAAGTCAGCCTGTATTGCAACCTCTCGAATTGGGCAAGTTAGATTCTGGGGTGGTTGCAGAAGGAAGCTATGTATATTACAAGTTCCAAATAGGCGATGATGTCTGGGGAAAAATATCTTCAGGAGATGCAGAAGTTGAGGTAAAAATAGAATCAGAGAACCAAGATGGGGATACTGACCTCTATGTTTCCCGACACCCATTACTATTTCCTACACAGCACCAGCATGGTTGGTCATCTCATGACATCGGTTCAAAAGCTTTGGTCCTTAACTCCAGGGATCTCGGCCTTGGACCTGGTACTTACAGTATTGGCATCTATGGTTTCAAGGGCACAACCAAGTACAAGGTGTCAGTTAGCATACGAGACAAATCTAATTTAAAGATTGGACAGCAAGCCGTATCTTCCACATTGTCTGCTGATGGAGATACAGTAGAATGCCAAAACTGTAAACATTACATACCTTCCAGGAGTATAGCACTACATGAAGCTTACTGCAGGAGGCACAATATCATCTGTCAGCATACCGGTTGTGGGGTTGTTCTAAGGAGGGATGAGGTCAAGAACCATGTCCATTGTGAAGAATGTGGGCTAGCATTTCAGAAAGAGGAAATTGAGAAGCACAAGAAAGTATTTCACGTCCCACTGAATTGCCCTTGTGGAATAGtccttgaaaaagaaaagatg GTTCAACATCAATCTGTGGAGTGTCCCTTGAGACTTGTAACATGCCGGTTTTGTGGAGACATGGTCCAAGCAGGGACTTCAGCAGCAGATGTGAGGGATCGCTTAAGAGGACTTACACAGCACGAGAGTGTTTGTGGATCAAGAACCGCCCCTTGTGATTCATGTGGGCGTTCAGTTATGTTGAAGGATATGGACATACACCAAGTTGCAGTCCACCAGAAAAATTGA
- the LOC107024493 gene encoding uncharacterized protein LOC107024493 isoform X2: MQWPPINNQLKKMGIRVAIYFYPVMIAHHSVWFNRLTVSENLPTTLEDISEAERIKSSHALSVQCVQIPIVTEGSAKELKVDNFTALGKGCNNVNKGEGHERNACLHEVNHMDDAIELSIAASEALVIHEMFKGELFSKRFPASTVLEAALKVKQARLEAWKESHESCNCATEEIPEIDCLSESEDLRMEDAFHDVGLSASDSADLQFHDFSLSQVKYTLASQTQSCSGKLEKEGAVLHGIDILQPGDSFTKLNLNDIERESQLKVDDRFGSLSDDGQRKPTRNPYLVADIIPVARESDHMSDCLKKVNFPVLEGKSFQASIGSPGVKNINAVGESDELTKVFPNRFESRWFGGWTCLKNEVRSFDQVKCNAIKSIPEPFVGETSYFSESADIAPDMSSFVARKQDERVIVASQLSIPSEDLCKGKEMTLLSHDIVASSDLSLDDTLCSVVPCSISSDHLSSPSAVYHNVRDEKQQSFGPTTEYATNLQKNSVLDNQVVHGKQVTTPKINREGMQVPVRREVTSLRTYSVLPGNGISLEKGYCLNTSFSLGRNDATMLKPVGQMTNEKGNCCDTSRDGNEVTVSMPKNTSSPLILNPGPRRRFQASKSFQRDFGTEKDRKQTTEDQAAIEYPKRKRVHFSETETEIQLGKEPKKSLVALKSCRTPKAARNLRPPTSHLELRTQELKKRLINSSARVGRRLMLGNMEFLVTGFSRKREKKLEDLIKKHGGAVLSDIPAPTNRGKRCRGFQSQAVPVVLCSKKLQSIKFLYGRAVDAFMLKAKWLTDSISEGCILPPEKYMVVKKCVGKRFIAVGSSVENNSHSPIFDNLGIMLHGEKNFCTDMAKIIKHGGGQVFKTLLELVQNCDSEKIATGIIITENERSASRHLKHCALEGNIPIMSAYWIIRSLQMGKLLPLKEKTKTCKLPTLVLPESPDTVELSQEI; the protein is encoded by the exons ATGCAGTGGCCTCCCATCAACAATCAACTCAAGAAGATGGGTATAAGAGTTGCCATCTACTTTTATCCGGTGATGATAGCTCACCACTCAGTTTGGTTCAACCGATTAACAGT CTCAGAGAATCTTCCAACTACACTTGAAGATATATCTGAAGCAGAAAGGATCAAGTCCAGTCATGCTCTGTCAGTTCAGTGTGTTCAAATCCCAATTGTAACTGAAGGGAGTGCTAAGGAATTGAAAGTAGACAACTTTACTGCATTAGGAAAAGGATGTAATAATGTGAACAAAGGAGAAGGGCATGAGAGAAATGCCTGCTTACATGAAGTCAATCACATGGATGATGCAATTGAGTTGTCAATTGCTGCATCTGAAGCACTGGTTATTCATGAGATGTTCAAGGGTGAACtgttttcaaaaagatttcCGGCTTCAACTGTGTTAGAAGCTGCACTAAAGGTGAAACAAGCACGGCTTGAAGCTTGGAAAGAGAGTCATGAAAGCTGCAATTGTGCCACTGAGGAGATACCCGAAATTGATTGTCTATCAGAATCTGAAGATTTGAGAATGGAAGATGCATTCCATGATGTGGGGTTATCTGCTAGTGACTCTGCTGATTTGCAGTTCCATGACTTTAGTCTGTCTCAAGTTAAATATACTCTTGCTTCACAAACTCAAAGTTGTAGTGGCAAATTGGAAAAGGAAGGAGCAGTTCTTCATGGGATAGACATTCTTCAGCCAGGAGATAGTTTTACCAAGCTAAACTTAAATGATATTGAGAGAGAGTCTCAGTTGAAAGTGGACGATAGGTTTGGGTCTCTTAGCGATGACGGACAGAGAAAACCAACAAGGAATCCATATTTGGTTGCAGATATCATCCCTGTGGCACGTGAGAGTGATCACATGTCAGACTGTTTGAAG AAAGTCAATTTTCCTGTCTTGGAAGGAAAATCATTTCAAGCATCTATTGGTTCTCCCGGTGTTAAGAACATCAATGCTGTAG GAGAAAGTGATGAATTAACTAAAGTATTTCCCAATAGATTCGAAAGTCGTTGGTTTGGTGGTTGGACTTGTTTGAAG AATGAAGTACGCTCATTTGATCAAGTCAAATGCAATGCTATTAAAAGTATTCCCGAACCTTTTGTTGGCGAGACAAGTTATTTCTCAGAATCAGCTGACATAGCTCCAGATATGAGTTCCTTTGTCGCACGAAAACAGGATGAAAGGGTCATCGTTGCTTCTCAATTGAGTATACCTTCTGAGGATTTATGCAAAGGAAAGGAGATGACACTGCTCTCTCACGATATTGTGGCATCCTCCGATCTGTCCTTAGATGATACCCTCTGTTCTGTTGTTCCGTGCAGTATATCATCTGACCATCTGTCTTCTCCTTCAGCTGTATACCATAATGTAAGGGATGAAAAACAACAAAGCTTTGGTCCCACCACTGAATATGCTACGAACTTACAGAAAAACTCGGTTCTTGATAATCAGGTGGTTCATGGAAAACAAGTTACCACTCCGAAGATTAATAGAGAAGGGATGCAAGTCCCAGTTCGCCGAGAAGTAACCTCGCTAAGAACTTATAGTGTACTCCCTGGCAATGGAATATCCTTGGAGAAAGGATATTGTTTAAATACATCGTTCTCATTGGGAAGAAATGATGCAACGATGCTAAAGCCAGTAGGTCAAATGACAAACGAAAAAGGAAATTGTTGTGATACTTCAAGAGACGGGAATGAAGTCACAGTTTCTATGCCCAAGAACACAAGCTCACCCCTTATATTGAACCCTGGACCACGCCGTCGATTCCAAGCTTCAAAATCATTTCAACGTGATTTTGGAACAGAAAAAGATAGAAAACAAACAACAGAAGATCAAGCTGCTATAGAGTATCCAAAAAGAAAGCGTGTTCACTTTTCAGAAACTGAAACTGAGATTCAACTGGGGAAGGAGCCTAAAAAGTCACTCGTTGCACTAAAATCTT GTCGTACTCCCAAAGCTGCTAGAAATTTGAGACCTCCAACTTCACATTTAGAGTTGAGAACTCAAGAACTCAAGAAACGTCTAATAAACTCTAGTGCTAGAGTTGGAAGAAGATTGATGCTCGGAAATATGGAATTCTTAGTCACAGGATTTTCTAGGAAGCGAGAGAAGAAACTTGAAGACTTAATCAAGAAACACGGTGGCGCAGTTCTCTCTGATATTCCTGCTCCAACTAATAGGGGGAAGAGATGCAGGGGTTTTCAATCCCAGGCAGTTCCTGTTGTTCTTTGTTCAAAGAAG CTGCAATCAATCAAATTCTTGTATGGACGTGCAGTAGATGCCTTCATGCTTAAAGCTAAATGGCTTACTGATTCAATTAGTGAAGGCTGCATTTTACCACCTGAAAA GTACATGGTTGTTAAAAAATGTGTTGGCAAAAGGTTTATTGCTGTCGGAAGCTCAGTCGAAAACAATAGTCATAGCCCTATCTTTGACAATCTAGGCATCATGCTTCACGGCGAAAAGAATTTCTGCACCGACATGGCCAAAATAATCAAG CATGGTGGTGGGCAAGTTTTCAAAACGCTTCTGGAGTTGGTTCAAAATTGTGACAGTGAGAAGATTGCAACGGGAATCATTATTACTGAGAATGAGCGTAGCGCATCACGTCACCTGAAGCACTGCGCCTTGGAAGGGAACATACCAATTATG TCAGCTTACTGGATCATAAGGAGTTTACAAATGGGAAAACTCCTTCCCTTGAAGGAGAAGACCAAGACCTGCAAGTTACCTACTCTCGTGCTTCCAGAATCTCCTGATACCGTGGAACTGAGTCAAGAAATATAA